A stretch of DNA from Triticum urartu cultivar G1812 unplaced genomic scaffold, Tu2.1 TuUngrouped_contig_6573, whole genome shotgun sequence:
TTCGTTCCCACCAAAATCACTTGCCTcggcgcccccgggcgccccccagcgcgccgggttcggcctggatCAGTCAGCGCCAGTTTCGGCCAAAACCAGCAAAAAATAGGCTTCAGGGGGCGTGACTAGGCCGATTTTTAGGCGTCGGCGCTTAAAAATCGCCTGGGGGGAGGGGGGCTGTTGGGGACgcggctagagatgctcttaggcCTTGTATTGGTCTTGTATGACTTTGTTTTTGCTAGTTTGTGTGGTTCTGTTGGCTGTGTATATCTTAGTCACACAGAGGCCTAAAGTGAACTCATTTGGATTGTATTCCCTTGAAACTAATCTTTTGAGGTCTATGGTAGCTATATTTGGATGAGTTTAAGATGAGAAACACTATTTGAATGTATGTGCAATGCCATGTACCTCTTTAACTTTATACAACGTCTGTAAGATGAAAATTGTATTTGTGCATTCATCACTAAAAAGTACGAGGATGTCAGCATATTCATTTAATAACTCTTTGCTTAGATTTTTTTAATGCAAAAGTGCCGCTAAATTAATTCAGCTACTGGACACTAGAGTCCTCTCAATTGGGCTATTACCACACTCCAAAGATCTAGGCTGGGAAGGCTGGAAGAATGACGTAGCATAACACAATTCGGGTTGTACAACAATTTAGGAGCAGATGTATGCACACTAAAGCTAAAGTGTACACCAAAGCAACAACTTTAGAATTTTTTCATCATTATCTCTATCAAGCGTAGCACATTAGATTTTTCGCGGGAAAAAGCATAGCATGTTAGATAAGCTCAATTATGCATCGTTGGAAACCTTTTCCCTTTCTAGAAAGCCAATCATTAATTTTGTGTGGCATATCTGTGACCGGAGAGCTTGCATACACCAAGGCAGTCATGTCATCTTCTGCCTATATAAAGCACCCCATTACCAACCTTACAATTCAGGCCAAGAGTTCCAACCAACACAGAGAGCTCTCCTCTTAAGACCTCTCCCTTCTCTCCGCCAGGAGTCTAGGGTTAGAGAGAAAGAGTGAGCGAAGAGCAAAAACAACCTCTAGCCCCACTGTTGATTTAATTTGCCAGCAGGCTTGTTGTCAACTTCATATCTATCTCATTTACCTTCAATATCTTCGTATCACAATGGCTGGCCTATCCATGGAGCACCCTTGGGCATTCGCCTTCGGCCTACTAGGTATATTATTCTCAACACGAACAAAAGATGTCCTCGAATTACCCCTTGTATTATGATAGTTTCTTATTACAGCTGCTATTTGCTAGTGCAGTACTAGTAGGCTACTTTGTGTCATTTAATATCAGCCTTTCGCAACATCTATCTATATATGTTATCTTTGCCACTGATTGAATAACTGATGTAGTCTAGTACTAGCACTAGTGACATCTAGCTCGGTGCACCAAGAGCCCATCAAGAAACAACAACAAAGCAAATTTGCCtatgttttttttttgcaaacAATAAAGCGCATAAAAAGATGTAAATGTGTCCTGCAATTATCACAACTCGTTGCTAACTTCGCTAACTTTGTGCTGTGCAGGCAACATCATCTCTTTCACGAGCCTCCTGGCCCCGATGTAAGCAACTGTCTCTGTCATTTCTGGTTTTCATTTGATTGATCATGTCAATAAGTTCTCTCATAACTAATGTACACACAAACCTAAAATATTAGACCAACATTCTACCGGATCTTCAAGAGCAAATCCACGGAGGGGTTCCAGTCGGTGCCCTACGTCGTGGCCCTGTTCAGCGCGATGCTGTGGATCTTTTACGCGCTGGTGAAGACCGGTGAGGGCCTCCTCATCACCATCAACGCTGCCGGCTGCGTCATCGAGACCATCTACATCGTCATGTACCTCGTCTACGCCCCCAGGAAGGCCAAGATTTTCACAGCCAAGATCGTCCTCCTACTCAACATCGCCGGCTTTGGCCTCATCTTTCTCCTCACTGTCTTCGCCTTCCAAGGCGAGACCCGCGTCGTCTCGCTTGGCTGGATCTGCGTCGGCTTCTCCGTCTGTGTCTTCGTCGCGCCGCTCAGCATCATCGTGAGCCCTCGACTGATAAACTTAGTTGTATATATTGTTGCTCATGGTGCGACCTTTGTATGTGTTAACTCACTATTTGTTCTGTCCATTCCAAAGGGTCGTGTCATCAAGACCAAGAGTGTGGAGTACATgcccttctccctctccctcacgCTCACCCTCAGCgccatcgtctggttcctctacGGCCTGCTCATCAAGGACAAATACGTCGCGGTAACTATACAACCCTTATATTGGTCGATACATATACGCATACAATTCTCAAGCATGAGCACTGACGATCAACTTTCTGTTTCCAGCTCCCAAACATCCTTGGCTTCACCTTCGGGATGATCCAGATGGTCCTCTACATGTTCTACATGAACGCGACGCCCGTGGTGACAAGCGATGTGAAGGAGGTGAAGGAGGCATGGAAGGTGCCTGCAGAGGACCAAGTCGTCGTGATCAACGTCGGCAAGGCCGACAAGAGCTCGTGCGCTGAGGTGCGCCCGGTCACTGAGATGGCTAGCGCCGTGGACGTCCCCAGGAGATGCGCTGCTGAGGCGGCGGCGCCGAGGCAGCAAGTGATGGCGGTGGACTTTGCCCGCTCTGTCGAGGTGGTCTAGATGCAGCCACGCATGGCTCATGCATGAGTCATGCAAGCTTTAATATTCGTACAACCTTTCTGGAGGGTATGCAGGGCTCTAGATTCCCGCATGCGGGGTATGCGATGCCTTTGTTCTGTTATATCAACGTGTTGATAATATGAGGCATAAACCATGTATCTGCAGTGTATAGTGCAGGTGCCAGTATTGTTGCCCATCTGAAGTTTCCTGAGAAATTTATTTTGTAAACTACAGGAGAATCTGTCTATGCCGAGTAGTCGGCTGTTTGCCAAGTGTTGTTTCATGGGGTGCTCGGCTTACAGGCCAGTATGTCGAGCACCGTCACAAAACACTACGCATATATACGGTACTCGGCATACAACCCATGAACCAATATGTCGAGCATCTTAAAATACACTCGACACACACTTGGTATTAGGCAAAcacaaaaagaaaagaaacactGGGCACGCATACACAAGTTGCTGGGCAAATGTTTCACCTCGTGTCTCCTACGGTTGTTGTTGACGGATCTGCTACTGTGGGTGTAGTATGCTCAGTGCCTCTTGTGAGGTACTCGACAAACATTATACGCTAAATGTATGCCGAGTACCCAAAAAAGCACTTGACATTTTTTTTAATCTATATCCTCTATTATTTGTTCTTTTTATTGTCCGTTTCTTTCTTCTATTTTCTATATTTCCTCTTTTCACAGCCTTTACTTTCTACTCCACTATATTATTTTCTTTGTTCTTTTCATTGTACACATTCTTTCTTCtgttttccttttattttattttttctaaatttttctttctttcttccatTTCCCTTTCTTCCATATTTTCATTGTATTTCCTTTTCTTCATTTGTTAGTTTATATGTTTATTATTAATATTGAAAACGGACCAAATTACATGAAATCATGGCGACAAAGCGTTGGGTTTATCAAGCAGGTGCTGGTCTCGTTCCTCTCATGTCCTTGAAACTTTTTCTGCACTCAACTGACACATGCCAGACACTGGCCCTTTCCCGGGGTCGTCTACTTTATCCGGGTCATTTATTGCATTTCTAAGGTTTTAACGCTAGAAATTCTAGATCTGCTGCGATGACATGAAGATATCACCAGAAATGGATTGAAAATTCCTATTTGCGGTCTTTGTCCCATGCCCAGGCCATGTGCAACCAAAGAGAGGGAGGCCAGGGCCCAGGGGGCTCATGGCTAGGCCGTCAACATGCGGACTGCTATGGTTTCAGTCCACGAAAATTCATACGAAGTCAAAAATTCATGGGACCTGGCAGGATGTTGTTATATGCCCCTGGAGGCTGTGGTAAAAATTTGAGAGCTTTACGCGTAAGTCTTCTCAAACATTGCACATAGACTAGACCATATCCCAGGAAAGATCTAGGTTTCCAGAGGGAACGGATCATGTTTTATGCGAACTGGTCACCAATTCATTTGTTGGCCTTCATGATTTTTTTACACTCAACATACAAAACTACATATTTCATGTTAAAATTTGGCATTTTTAGAGCTTGTCTGCCATACTTAATACATTAAATGaattcctaggcatttaatgtatataattcaaattttaactgcAGGTACATGAATTCATAATTGTCAGAAATGGGTTGAAAAATATTATAACTGGTCTTTAGTCTATGCTTATTAGCCCTTATACCATTAAATAACTGGAGTGAGAAACACCAGGGCCGAGACTTGGGCATCAACATGGAGCTTGGTACTTATTAATTATGTGAATTTTGAATGAAGCAAGAAAACATGAAACTTGCCATGGT
This window harbors:
- the LOC125530808 gene encoding bidirectional sugar transporter SWEET13-like codes for the protein MAGLSMEHPWAFAFGLLGNIISFTSLLAPIPTFYRIFKSKSTEGFQSVPYVVALFSAMLWIFYALVKTGEGLLITINAAGCVIETIYIVMYLVYAPRKAKIFTAKIVLLLNIAGFGLIFLLTVFAFQGETRVVSLGWICVGFSVCVFVAPLSIIGRVIKTKSVEYMPFSLSLTLTLSAIVWFLYGLLIKDKYVALPNILGFTFGMIQMVLYMFYMNATPVVTSDVKEVKEAWKVPAEDQVVVINVGKADKSSCAEVRPVTEMASAVDVPRRCAAEAAAPRQQVMAVDFARSVEVV